The following are encoded together in the Populus trichocarpa isolate Nisqually-1 chromosome 5, P.trichocarpa_v4.1, whole genome shotgun sequence genome:
- the LOC7480433 gene encoding transcription factor bHLH25, whose translation METSPATWLSDEMGMEEYSAFGHDRYDTNPLDYSIDEFNFQTFPSKCFPMNDQTFNHQTPQNITCAPSISSQVSIDQRPAKQPKTSQQASPSSSSHIISFDNSSSPPATSLQFFGSTNYEDGATYFRKAGTKKIAATSKSPSHAIEERNRREKLSQRFIALSAVVPGLKKMDKASVLGDAIKYLKYLQERVKTLEEQAAKKTMESVVFVKKSLVCIADDSSSSTDENSAGGCRDYPLPEIEITVSDEDVLIRILCENQKGCLMKILTEMEKLHLKVINSIVMPFGNYTLDVTIVAQMDVDFSMTLKDLVKNLRRALM comes from the exons ATGGAAACCTCACCAGCAACATGGTTATCTGATGAAATG GGAATGGAGGAATATTCAGCTTTTGGCCATGATCGTTACGATACGAACCCTCTAGATTACTCAATTGATGAGTTTAATTTTCAGACTTTTCCTTCAAAGTGTTTTCCAATGAATGACCAAACTTTCAATCATCAAACCCCACAAAACATTACCTGTGCACCCTCTATTTCCTCTCAAGTCAGCATTGATCAGAGGCCAGCAAAACAGCCAAAAACTTCTCAACAGGCTTCGCCTTCTTCCTCGTCTCACATTATATCTTTTGATAATTCTAGTTCTCCTCCAGCAACTTCTCTGCAGTTCTTTGGAAGTACAAATTACGAAGATGGTGCAACATATTTTAGGAAAGCCGGTACCAAAAAGATTGCTGCAACGAGCAAGTCTCCTTCACATGCAATAGAGGAACGAAATCGCCGGGAAAAGCTCAGCCAGAGATTCATAGCACTTTCAGCTGTTGTTCCCGGCCTAAAGAAG ATGGACAAGGCATCTGTTCTTGGAGACGCAATTAAGTACCTGAAGTATCTTCAAGAACGTGTGAAGACACTCGAGGAACAAGCTGCCAAGAAAACCATGGAATCAGTTGTTTTTGTCAAGAAGTCTCTGGTTTGTATTGCTGATGATTCTTCATCTTCAACCGATGAAAACTCTGCAGGTGGCTGCCGCGACTACCCACTTCCTGAAATCGAAATAACAGTTTCAGATGAGGATGTCCTCATCAGGATCCTCTGTGAGAATCAGAAAGGATGCCTAATGAAAATACTGACCGAAATGGAAAAGCTTCACCTGAAAGTGATCAACAGCATAGTCATGCCCTTCGGAAACTACACCCTTGATGTAACTATTGTTGCTCAG ATGGACGTTGATTTCTCCATGACATTGAAGGATCTTGTGAAAAATCTACGACGGGCTCTCATGTAG